In a genomic window of Microterricola viridarii:
- a CDS encoding ParA family protein: MAEDAASATVGAPSPSAKAPLAEEVASLTRRRQAIAELVLPLPEKTRVLTISNQKGGVGKTTTAVNLAAALARLGAKVLVIDLDPQGNASTALGVEHRADVPSIYNVIIEDLPLESVVQKSPEEGELYCVPANIHLAGAEIELVSLVAREQRLRRALDVHLGEMDEPYHYVFIDCPPSLGLLTINAFVAASEVLIPIQCEYYALEGLSQLLKNIEMIEKHLNPVLRVSTILLTMYDARTNLANQVAQDVRDHFPQQVLSTIIPRSVRVSEAPSYGQSVVSYDTNSSGSLSYQEAAAEMARRGAPQVSARTGGK; the protein is encoded by the coding sequence ATGGCCGAGGATGCGGCGTCCGCCACGGTGGGCGCCCCCTCCCCCAGCGCCAAGGCACCGCTCGCCGAGGAGGTCGCGAGCCTCACCCGCCGCCGGCAGGCAATCGCCGAGCTCGTGCTGCCGCTCCCCGAGAAGACGCGCGTCCTGACGATCTCGAACCAGAAGGGCGGCGTCGGAAAGACGACCACCGCCGTGAACCTCGCCGCCGCTCTCGCGCGCCTCGGCGCCAAGGTGCTCGTCATCGACCTCGACCCGCAGGGCAACGCCTCGACCGCGTTGGGCGTGGAGCACCGCGCAGACGTTCCGAGCATCTACAACGTCATCATCGAGGACCTCCCGCTCGAATCGGTGGTTCAGAAGAGCCCCGAAGAGGGCGAGCTGTACTGCGTTCCTGCAAATATTCACCTGGCTGGAGCGGAAATCGAGCTGGTTTCCCTTGTTGCCCGTGAGCAGCGCCTGCGGCGAGCACTCGACGTGCACCTCGGTGAGATGGACGAGCCGTACCACTACGTGTTCATTGACTGCCCTCCTTCCCTCGGCCTCCTGACGATCAACGCCTTCGTCGCGGCCAGCGAGGTGCTCATCCCCATCCAGTGCGAGTACTACGCGCTCGAGGGGCTCAGCCAGCTGCTGAAGAACATCGAGATGATCGAGAAGCACCTCAACCCCGTGCTGAGGGTCTCGACCATTCTGCTCACGATGTACGACGCCCGGACCAACCTGGCCAACCAGGTGGCACAGGACGTTCGGGACCACTTCCCCCAGCAGGTTTTGAGCACGATCATCCCCCGCTCCGTGCGCGTCTCCGAGGCGCCCAGCTACGGCCAGAGCGTGGTGAGCTACGACACGAACTCGTCGGGATCGCTGTCGTACCAAGAAGCGGCCGCCGAGATGGCGCGTCGTGGAGCACCTCAGGTTTCAGCACGCACTGGAGGGAAGTAA
- a CDS encoding ParB/RepB/Spo0J family partition protein, whose amino-acid sequence MAKRTGLGRGIGALIPMVDEVRERPVDVFFPDTVGAARTVEVSREELVVVPGARLAHLNPADIVPNAVQPRTVFNEQDLAELVHSVREIGVLQPIVVRPHATLPGKYELVMGERRLRATREVGLDTIPAVIRDTADNDMLRDALLENLHRSELNPLEEASAYQQLLSDFGITQEELGNRIGRSRPQISNTLRLLKLPSPVQMRVAAGVLSAGHARAILSMGEPEAMQRLADKIVNEDLSVRSAEAVASKAPKPAPAVKPNAGKKQAHLDEIAERLGDRLNTRVKMHLGARKGQITIDFATVGDLNRILGEIGEPGFTK is encoded by the coding sequence ATGGCAAAGCGAACCGGCCTCGGCCGCGGTATCGGCGCACTCATCCCCATGGTTGACGAGGTGAGAGAGCGTCCCGTCGACGTCTTCTTCCCCGACACCGTCGGCGCGGCGAGGACGGTCGAGGTGAGCCGCGAGGAGCTGGTCGTCGTTCCGGGTGCGCGTCTGGCGCATCTGAACCCCGCCGACATCGTGCCCAACGCCGTGCAGCCCCGCACGGTCTTCAACGAGCAGGACCTCGCTGAGCTCGTGCACAGCGTCCGCGAGATTGGCGTACTGCAGCCAATCGTCGTCCGCCCGCACGCGACGCTGCCCGGCAAGTATGAACTCGTCATGGGCGAGCGCCGTCTGCGCGCGACGCGTGAGGTCGGCCTGGACACGATCCCGGCCGTCATCCGTGACACAGCCGACAACGACATGCTGCGCGACGCCCTGCTCGAGAACCTGCACCGCTCGGAGCTCAACCCGCTCGAGGAGGCCTCGGCCTACCAGCAGCTGCTCAGCGACTTCGGGATCACCCAGGAGGAGCTCGGAAACCGCATCGGCCGTTCGCGTCCGCAGATCAGCAACACGCTCCGCCTCCTGAAGCTCCCCTCCCCCGTGCAGATGCGCGTGGCTGCCGGCGTGCTCTCTGCCGGTCACGCGCGAGCCATCCTCTCGATGGGCGAGCCCGAGGCCATGCAGCGCCTCGCAGACAAGATCGTCAACGAAGACCTTTCAGTGCGGAGCGCCGAGGCTGTCGCCAGCAAGGCACCGAAGCCCGCCCCGGCGGTCAAGCCCAACGCCGGAAAGAAGCAGGCCCACCTCGATGAGATCGCCGAGCGCCTGGGTGACCGTCTGAACACCCGAGTGAAGATGCACCTGGGTGCCCGCAAGGGTCAGATCACGATCGACTTCGCGACGGTTGGCGACCTCAACCGCATCCTCGGCGAGATCGGCGAGCCGGGCTTCACCAAGTAA